From one Nothobranchius furzeri strain GRZ-AD chromosome 2, NfurGRZ-RIMD1, whole genome shotgun sequence genomic stretch:
- the shbg gene encoding sex hormone-binding globulin → MAIFRTAMAGGLLFIMSLMLLGRRVEGEVNGRGKTEVAGDSVVYLGQERDPWRPLIRTTVNLVEIRSIKSSFQFRTFDPEGVIFYGDTKNGEDWFILSLKDGHALMQISKEDILVSVTGGRKLNDGKWHTLEVSNKGKFVTLVVDGSPGLEVGMQSKQTQEVISGELRLALGGILVDKEKLIVELDPQMDGCVREGSWLNLSVPWEAEAEELWLCHQNIQPGSYFSGKGLAIFNTSVFSIDEDQGFRLEFWGDFSQLDGTVLSVESSQEQLMFTAVASNDTKEVVLTFKEQQFTLENTFKRLLVTFLKDSVKVAEREDESNAVTFLAGAESHPSYLTSVRGGRFAVGGLLGEGVIGSRFLTGCLEKVQVQGKDLDLDLSVKHMSVSSHSCPA, encoded by the exons ATGGCCATCTTTAGGACAGCAATGGCGGGTGGACTGCTCTTCATCATGAGCCTCATGCTGCTGGGGCGACGAGTGGAGGGTGAGGTGAATGGACGGGGAAAA ACGGAAGTAGCGGGTGATTCTGTCGTCTACCTCGGCCAGGAAAGAGACCCCTGGAGGCCGCTGATCCGCACAACAGTTAACCTCGTAGAGATCAGGAG CATCAAGTCTTCTTTTCAGTTTCGAACCTTTGACCCAGAAGGAGTCATCTTCTATGGAGACACCAAAAATGGGGAGGACTGGTTTATTTTGTCCCTGAAAGACGGACACGCCCTCATGCAGATCAGCAAGGAGGACATTCTCGTTAGCGTGACGGGTGGAAGGAAGCTCAACGATGGAAAATGGCACACA CTGGAAGTGAGCAACAAGGGGAAGTTTGTGACTCTGGTGGTGGACGGCTCACCCGGACTGGAGGTGGGCATGCAGTCCAAACAGACACAGGAGGTCATTTCTGGTGAACTTCGACTGGCTCTTGGTGGGATCCTGGTAGACAAGGAAAAGTTGATTGTTGAG TTAGATCCGCAGATGGACGGCTGCGTTCGTGAAGGCAGCTGGTTGAACCTCAGCGTCCCCTGGGAGGCTGAGGCAGAAGAGCTCTGGCTCTGCCATCAAAACATCCAACCAGGCAGCTACTTCAGTGGCAAAGGACtggccatttttaacacgtcAG TTTTCTCCATAGATGAAGATCAGGGGTTCCGCCTTGAGTTTTGGGGAGATTTCAGTCAGCTGGACGGAACCGTTTTGAGCGTTGAATCTTCACAAGAGCAGCTGATGTTTACCGCAGTAGCCAGTAACGACACAAAG GAAGTCGTTCTCACTTTCAAAGAACAACAGTTCACCCTGGAGAACACGTTCAAGAGACTTCTGGTTACGTTTCTGAAGGATTCAGTGAAAGTGGCTGAACGTGAAGATGAGTCAAACGCCGTTACGTTTTTGGCCGGCGCAGAGAGCCACCCCAGTTACCTGACCAGTGTAAGGGGGGGTCGTTTTGCTGTTGGAGGTCTTCTGG GCGAGGGTGTCATCGGCTCTCGTTTCTTGACGGGCTGTCTTGAGAAGGTCCAAGTCCAAGGGAAGGATTTGGATCTGGATTTATCTGTCAAACACATGTCCGTCTCGTCTCACAGCTGCCCCGCATAA